The region TGGTCTTCGTGCTGCGGATGCTGGGACTGATCAACACCATCCCCGGCTTCATCCTGTTCGAGACCGCGGCGACGCTGCCTGTCACGATCTTCCTGTTCAGCGCGTATCTGCGCAGCGTGCCCCGCGACATCGACGAGGCGGCGGCGCTCGACGGAGCAGGACCGGTGCGCGCGTTCTGGTCGTGCATCTTCCCGATCATGAAGCCGGTCGTCGCGACGATCGTCGTGCTCAACTCGATCGGCGTGTGGAACGACTTCGTCAGCCCGCAGATCATCCTCGGGCCGAGCTCGGGCATCTACACGGTCACGACCGGCGTATACGCCGCGGTCGGCCAGTTCTCGACCGACTACACGCAGGTGTTCCCGACCCTGCTGCTCGCGGTGCTGCCTGCCATGGTGTTCTTCATCGTCATGCAGCGGCACATCATCGGCGGCCTCGTGGCCGGTGCGACGAAGGGATGACCATGACCCCCCTCTCCGCTCCGCTGCGCTCGATCCCTGCCTGGGCGGTGCTGCAGCGACGCCTCTTCGACGAGGTCGAGCAGGCCAGACGCGTGTTCCGCGATCGCTACACCACACCCGACGGACGGCTGCGCGGGGTGGCCGAGTTCGAGGACCGTGACGGGGTCGACGACCTGTACGAGCCGTTCTTCAACTGGCCGGCGTTCTACCTGCTGGGCGGGCCGGATGAGGCTCTCGCCGACAGCAAGCGCGTCTGGGAGGGCGTGACGGCTCAGCTGACCGAGGCGGGCATGCTGACCGACGAGTACGACAACGGCTACGACTGGTTCCACCAGGGCGAGTCGCTGCTGTTCTTCGCCGGCATCTGCGCCGCCGATCCGGCGGATGCCCGGTACGCGACGCGCGCGCGGCGCTTCGCGCGCCTGTTCATCGACCCCGCGCAGGGCAACTACGACGCCGAGCACAATGTTCTCCGCGCTCCGCACAACGGCGCCCTTGGCGCCCGGCCTGGTCTCGACGACACGGTCGTTCCCTACTCGGCCGATCGTGCCGAGATGCGCCCCTACGGGCTGCCGATCCACGGCCTGGACGGCATCCGCACCTGGGACGACCTCGCCGACCCCGAGAAGGCGCTGCGGATGTCGGAGGAGATGCATCGACGTGCGCAGGGCGACATCGCCGTGAATCTCGCGGCGACCTCGCTCGCCGCGAACGCCTGGCTGTACGACGGCGACGACACCGCTGCCGCGTGGATCCGGCGCTACGTCGACGGCTGGCGCGAGCGCACAGGCGACAGCATCATGCCCGACAGCGTCGGACCGGACGGCGTGGCCGGATCGATGCAGGAGGGTCGCTGGTGGGGCGGGCACTACGGCTGGACCTGGCCGCACGGCTTCCACTCGGTGGGGATGAGCGCTCTCATCGGAGCGCTCAATCACGCCCTCATCAGTCGCGACGACGCGGCTCTCGATCTCGTGCGCACCATGCTCGACACTCTGCTCGCGGAGGCGCGCTCCGGCTCGGTCGCCGAGAGCTCGTACAGCCTCCGCGGAGGGTGGACGGCGCGCTTCGGCGCCGCCGCACAGGAACAAGGGATGCTGGTGCCGTATCGCCACGGGGCTGACGGCTGGTTCGACTTCGGCCCGCTCCAGCTCGACGTGCCGGTGTGGCTCTGGTGGTGGACGCGCTCGGACGCCGACCGAGAGCGCCTCGAACGCGCGATCGCTGGCATCCCCGCATCCGCCGACCGCATCGCCCCCTTCCGCGACAAGACGGAGGCGGGCCACGAGGCGGGCTGGTTCGACTTCCTCTCCGGCCGCCTGCCCGACTACCCGGAGCGCGCCCTCGAGATGGCGCTGGGGCAGGTCGCCAGGCGCACCGCGATGATGCTGGGTGATGCGCAGGACCCCGATGCCACCCACCTGCACTTCTGGCAGCGGGTGAACCCGGTGGTCACCGAGGTACTGACGCAGCTCATCGGCGGGGCGCCTCAGGTGCTGTACAACGGCGGGCTCGGGCACACTGCGCTGCGCTACGAAGACGTCGATCGCGCACGACCCGGTCTGCCCGACGACGTGGCGGCGCTCGTGCACCGGCTCGACGCCGACGGCGTCGGCGTGCGACTGGTGAACACCTCGATCGTGCACACCCGCACCGTGCGGCTGCGCGGCGGGCGCTTCGGCCTCGACCGCATCGTGCGGGCCGCCGCCGCCGTCGAGGACTCCTCGGGCCACCCCGGCGCATCCGGCACATACGCCTCGCCGATAGGGGCCGTCGCGCTCGCCACCGTCGACTGCGACGACGATCTGGTCGTCGTGCTCCCTCCCGCGCACGGCACCGACCTCGACCTGACCATCGCGCGGGCGACCGGCTCGCCCCGCCACCTCACCTTCGAAGGACAGCCATGAGCGACGACCTGATCCGGCCCGACTTCCCCCTGCCCGTGCGTGGATCGCAGTACAGCCGCACCGACGAGGCCGTGATCGACGAGTTCGCCTCGATCTCCTCAGCGACGGCGTGCGCGAAGCTGCATCAGCTCGGCATCCGCCGCACCTTCGTCGACGGGCCACGGCCGCTGACGACCGGCACGCGGGTGGTCGGCTCCGCTCTGACCCTGCAGTTCATGCCGCAGCGCGAGGACCTCGCGCTGCCGCAGGACCCGACGGCCGGCGTCGAGCAGGAGTACGCCGAGCGTCACACCGCGCTCTGGCACGTGCTCGAAGCCGTGCAGCCCGGCGATGTGCTGGTCGTGCAGGCCTATGGCAGCCGCTTCTCGGGCTGCCTGGGCGACATCCTGGTCCGCTACTTCATGCGCAAGGGCGGCGCGGGGATCGTCGTCGACGGGCGCATCCGCGACGCGGCCCGCATCCGCGAGCTCGGGATCCCCGTCTGGTGCACGGGCGAGACGCCGCACTATGCCTCCCAGTCCGAGCTCGCTCCGTGGGCGTACGACGTGCCGGTCGCCGTCGGCGGCGCCCTGTGCATGCCGGGCGACCTCATCGTCGCCGACGACGACGGTCCGGTAGTCGTACCGCAGGCGATGGCACCGCAGGTGGTCGCCTCGGCGCGCGATCACGAGGAATGGGAGGTGTTCAGCCGCCAGCGCCTCGACGAGGGCGCGCGTCTGAGCGACTATTACCCCCTGACCCCCGACAGCCGTGAGGAGTACGAGGCATGGCGTTCGCTGCAGAGCTCCGCCCGCTGACGCCCGTCGCCGGCGCACACGACGACCTCGGTCTCGGGTGCGCGCCGATCGGCAACCTGTTCACCCCGGTGACGGACGCCGATGCGGTGGCGACGATCGAGACGGCGCTGTCTCTGGGGGTGCGGTTCTTCGACACCGCGCCCCTGTATGGCGACGGCGAGAGCGAGCGCAAGCTGGGCCTCGCTCTGCGAGGTGTGCCGCGGAATGAGGTGGTGCTCGCCACCAAGGTCGGCCGCCGCCTCCTGGATGCCGACGGCTCGCCCGTCGCCCCCGGCGCCACCGGCTCGTCGTCGGTGACCGATCTCAGTCGTGATGGCGTGTGGCGCAGCCTCGAGGGCTCGCTTGCACGCCTGGGCACCGACCGCGTGGATGTGCTGCACCTGCACGACCCGCTCGATGTCGAGGCCGGCCTCTCTGGAGCGATGACGGCGCTGACGGAGCTGCGCACCCAAGGGGTGGTGCGGGCGATCAGCGTGGGGCTCGGGCGCCTCGAGCCTCTCGAGCGCTTCGTCGCGTCGGCTCCCCTCGACGTGGTGATGGAGGCCGGGCGGCTGACGCTGCTCGACCGGTCGGCAGAGGAGCGCCTGATGCCCCTGGCCGAGGCACGCGGCATCGGGGTGATCGCCGCCGGCGTGTTCAACTCGGGCATCCTCGCCGACCCAGACACCGCGCCGTTCTTCGAGTACCGACCGGCGGATGCCGACCAGATCGAGCGGGCGCGCCGGCTTCAGGCGCTGTGCCGCGAGCACGGCGTCGCGCTGGCCGACGCCGCCGTGCAGTTCCCCCTGCGCCGCGGCGCCGACGCCGTCGTCGTCGGCGCTCGCACGCCCGCCGAGGTCGAGGCGTTCGTCGCAGGGCGAGGGGCCGAGATCCCGGCGGCGCTGTGGGACGCGCTCGTGCGCGGGTGACCATGCGGATCGTCGACGCGCACGTGCACGTGTGGGATGCGACGGCGTTTCCCATCCCCTGGCTGCGCGACGGGATGGGCCTGCCCGCCGTGGCGTCGCCCGCCGACTACCGCGCCGTGGCCGAGGCCTGCGGGATCGTCTCGGGGGTCGCGGTGCAGGTCGCCGACTCGGCCGCGGAGGCGCGCTGGCTCTCCGCCATCACCGACGCGGATGCCGTGCTGTCGCGCGCTGTGCTGCAGTACGAGCCGGCGCCCGGCCGGGCCTTCGGGGCGACGGCGGACGGCGGTGCGGGCTTCTCCGGCATCCGAGCCGCTGTGCCGCAGCGCGCCGCCGATCTCTCGGATGTGCCTGGCCTCGACCGGCTCGCCGCCGCGCTCGGCGCATCGGGGCGCGTTCTCGAGCTGCTGATCCGCCCCGAGCAGCTCGGCGGGGCCGCGGCTCTGGCTGCCCGGCATCCGTCGACACCCGTGGTGATCTGTCATCTCGGCCTCGGCTTCGCTGACGCGACCGCCGAATGGGCCGCCGGCCTCGGCGCTCTCGCGGGGCAGCCCAACGCGCACGCGAAGTTCTCTGGACTGATCTCGCCGACCCGCACCGATGCCGAGCTCTCGCACATGGCCGATATCGCCCTCGCCGCGTTCGGTCCCGAGAGGCTGATGTTCGGCGGCGACTGGCCGCTCTCGGTCCGCGTCGCGGACTATCCTCGGCTGCTCACGAGAGTGCGTCTGGCGGTGCCGGATGCCGCAGGTGCAGCCTTCTGGCACGGCACCGCCGAGCGGTTGTACGGCCTGCACGCCTGACAGGCGTCGCCCACGAGACGCGGTGCGTCAGTCGAGCAGCGTTCCCGCCGCGTGCGCACGGAACAGGTCGGCTGCGGCGTCGGGCGCATCGCCCTCGAGCACGTCGAGCAGACCGCGGTGCCAGTCGGCGACCTCGTGCCAGTCGCCCGTGAAGGTCGGGTCGCCGAGCACGTGCATCGAGCGCAGGCTCGGCTCGAGCAGATCCCACATCTTGGGAAGGTACGCGTTGCCGCTCGCCTCGATCACGGCGCGGTGGAACGCGAAGTCGAGTTCGCGGAAGCGCGCGAGATCGCTGTTCTCGGCTGCCGTGTGCATGCCCTCGATGAACTGTTCGAGAGCGCTGCGCCGCTCGGCGTCCAGCCCGCCGCAGGCCAGGCGACCCGCGAGCGCCTCCAGTTCGACCCTGGCGACCTTCGCCTGCGCCGCCTCTTCGGCCGAGTAGCTGGCGACGAAGTTGCCCTGATGGCGAACGTGCGAGACGAGACCCTCGTGCGCCAGGCGCTTGAGGGCGTCGCGCACCGGCGCCTGACTCACCTCGAGCTGGCGGGCGAGCTGCGACTCGACGAGCTGCTCCCCCGGACCCAGCGTCGAGTCCTTGATCATCGCCTTGATCATGGCGTAGATCTGGTCAGACAGCAGTCCGCGCTGCAGGCCTGCGGCGCCCATCACATCGGTCATGGTGCTCATTCTACTTCCGTTATCGACTATCGCTAATGACCCAGCGCGCGGTAGGCATCGCGCCAGGCCTGCGCGATCGCGCGCGATGCCTCCGGCAGCGGATGCACGCCGTCGGGGGCGAGGTCCGCGGCATCCCGTCCGCGAGCGGCCTCGGTCAGCACATCGTGCAGCCGCACCAGCTGCGCGCCGAACCCGGTCGCGAGCCGGGCGACCGCCGCGCGCTTCTCGTCCAGCTCCGGGAGCCACTCGCGCTGCTCGTCGCTCACGGGCAGCAGGTACGGCTCCATGAGGATGAGCTGCGGCGAACCGGCCCGGACCGCCGAGGCCAGCAGGCCGCGCATCGTCGACTCGAACCGCTCTGTCGGCGTGGGGTCGCCACTGTCGAAGCGACGCCAGACCTCGTTCACGCCGACGTAGACCGTCAGCACGTCCGGCGCCGCCGGCAGCAGATCCGAGTCCCACCGGGCGGCGAGATCCGCCGCCCGGTTGCCGGCGATGCCGAGGTTGACCACCTCGGCACCGCCGGCCGTCAGCTCGGGCGCGAGCATCGAGACATAGCCGTCGCCGAGCGAGCTCGGGTCGGTCCTGTCGCGTCCGGCGTCCGTGATCGAATCGCCGATGAAGATCAGCCGCATCGCTCCACTTCCAGATCCTTCTTGTTGTCCTTCGGTCGCACCGAGATCGGCAGCGTCACCGTCGCACCCTCGTGCGTCACGGTGAGCGTCTGCTTCGGCGCCACCTTCCGGCTGTCGAATCCGCTCACCATATCGGCCGTCACCTGCATCTGCGTCACGCGGTCGTCGCTCCACGCGACATCGAGCAGCATGCCTGAGACGTCGAGTTCCTCACCACGCAGGTAGCGGGTCTTGGGAGTGGCGTCCTTCGACCAGCAGATCGACACGACCTCGGCGTCCGACGGCGCCGGACGCACCGCGAAGGTGTTGGTCTTGCCGTAGTGATACAGGTTGAAGAAGCCGTCCGCCGCGATCTTCAGGTTCTCGCGTGCGTCCAGCATGTTCCACACGGTCTTGCCGTCCACCCGCAGCACGACGCGACTCGCGTCGCCCTCCTCGATCGCGCCCACCTCGATGAGATGGGTGCTGTCCGGCTCGATGACGGTGTTCGGGATGATGTCGAGCATCGTCTGGCCGGGAGACCAGCTCTGGAACTCGATCGTGTCCTCCTTGATGACGAACACATACCCGGTGTTCGAGTTCTGCCAGGCCGGAAGACCGGTCTGATCGGAGCGCACCTGGAAGCCGTACCAGCCGCCGTCGAACGTGCCGAAGTCCGCCTCGACCTGAAGCAGCTTCGAGCCGAATCGCTCGGCCTTGTAGCCGTACACGCCCTGTTCCGTCAGCTTCACGCCGTTCTCATCGACGGCGATCCCCTTCGCGACGCTCCAGTTCGCGGCATCCGTCAGCTGCTCGTCGAGCCGCTGAGTCGGATACTCCGCATCCGTGACCGTCACCGCGACCTGGGCGGTCAGCGACGGATCGGCGACGGATGCGGCAGTGATCGTTGTCGTCCCCGCGCTCACCCCGGCGATGCGGCCGTCGGCGACGGTCGCGATCGCGGGATCGGCGCTTGTCCAGCTGACGCGCGTGTCACTGGCGTCTTCCGGAGCGGTGGTCGCCTTGACCGTCCGGCGCTCGCCGGTGCGGAGGTCGAGCTTCTCGGAGTCGAGCACCACGCCCGTCACCGGCACATCCGAGAGCGAGAAGCCGATGTTGTCGATGTCGAGGCTCGTGAAGCCCTCGACGTAGAAGCCGACGCGACCGGCTGCCGCGGGTGCGGGATCCTTGCCCTCGAGCGACACCTTGCCATTGGTGACGATGCGGATCGTGCCGTCCTGCACGGCGATGCGCACGTGCGAGGTGCGGCCGTTCGGAAGGCCCTCGCCGGCGGGCAGCACCTTCTCGGCGACGATCTGCCAGTTGCTGTCGAAGATGGTCCAGGTGGGGCCGGCGTCGGCGTTGCGGTAGCGGATGTAGCCCCCGCGGTTCTGATGGCGGTTGTAGATCAGCAGATCGGACTTCACCGTGTCGCCCGCGGGCGGGGTGACGTCGAAGTCGAGCACGAACTCGCTGAAGTCCCTCGGCAGCAGGGCGTTGGCGCCGTTCACGATGCGGTAGACCTTGTTGCCGCTCGCATCCGTCTGGATGCTGCGGTTGGGGTCGGTCGGCCAGCCGTTCGCGCCCGATTCGAAGTCGGTGAAGTGCAGCACGCCGTCACCCTCCGAGACGATCACCTCGATGGTGGCCGTCTTGGCGGAGTCCGACTTCGCCGTCGCCGTGATCGTCGTGGCGCCAGGGCCCACGCCGAGCACGATGCCCTTGTCGTTCACGGTGACGACCGATGTGTCGGCCGAGGCGTAGGTGAACTCGGCACCCGACGCGTTCCACGGCAGCGGGACCGCGCGGAGGCGCACCTCGTCACCGGCGTCGAGCAGCAGCTTCTCGCTGTCGAAGGCGACCGCCTCCAAGTCGATGCTCTCGGGCGACTGGGAGTGGCCGATATGGCCCTGCAGCCCGATCTTGTCGAAGGCGATGGCCTCGAACCCGGGGATCTTCGTGAAGACCTCGGAGTCGGCTTTCAGCGTGTAGTCGCCGTTCGCCGCATCGACGAAGCCGGGGTCGGCTGTGGCGACCATGTTGACACCGTAGTTGAGCAGGTTCTTGCCGTCTTTCGCGCCCTGATCGTTGATGCCGGCGATCGGCTTGCGGTTCGGGTTCCAGACGACGTTCTTCGCGAACGTGCTGTGGTTCGGGTAGTAGTGGTCGTCCTCGAAGAAGTGCCCGAGCTCGGGGTACTTCTCGAGGTACGGGGTTCCGACGAAGTCGTTGTTCTCCTCGAAGACGCGCTTCCACTCCGGCATGTACGAACGGTCGACCACGTTGCCCTCCTGGTCGCCCATCCACTGCTCGTAGTTGTCGTAGGGCGCGAAGGCGTCGACGAAGACGTTGTTCGTCGCGGAGATGTAGTCGGCGGACCCGCTCTTGATCGCCGCGTTGCCCATGTTGACGAACACGTTCTTCTCGATCGTGAGGTCCCACGTGAAGTTGTCGGCGTAGATGCCCTCGACGCCGGCCATGCCGACCCCGATGTCGTGGAAGTGGTTCTCGCGGAACACGTGGCCGCGCTGCTGCGGGGTCATGCCCGAGTTCATGTAGATCGCACCCAGGTCGTTGAACATCTTGCAGACGTCGTACACCTCGTTGCGCTCGAACAGGTGGTCGTTGCCGTGCACGATGATGCCGGGGTGCGGTGCGTCGTGGATCTTGTTGTTCTTGGCGACGTTGCCGACGCCGTCGAACATCACGCCGGGGTTGTAGGCCTTGTGGTAGTACGCGAAGTCGGCGATCTCAGAGTTCTGCACCCGGTTGCGCCCTGGCGCGAGGGTCTTCTTGTCGCCGCCCTGCAGCACGACGCCGACACCGCCGACGTGAGTGATCCGCGAGTCGGTGACCGCGTGGTCGCGTCCGCCCCTGTTGATCGGGATGCCGTCGTACGTGTACCTGCCCGGCGAGTTGATCAGCACACCGCCGTCGGTGAAGTTGCGGATGTCGGCGTGCGAGATGGTGACGTTCGACCCGCCGAGGACGACGGCCGCGGTCGCCCTGCCGTACTCCATGACGATGTCGTCGAAGGTGATGTGCGAGGCATCCTCGGCGCGGATCATCGGCTCGTCGAGCGTGGTGACCGTCACGTCGCCGCGGCCCTGGGTGAAGGCGGCGTTCGGGATGAGGTAGAGCTTGCCGGCGTCGCGATCGATGTAGTACTCACCGGGAGCGTCGAGCTCTTCGAGAAGGTTCTGCGCGAAGTGGAAGTCAGGGAACCAGCTCTTCATGATTCCGGACATCTCGCCGTAGCGCAGCGTGATGGTCTTGGCGGCCGTGTCGATCTTCTCGATCTTGTTGTACGACCATTCCCAGCTGTAGCCGAAGATGCCGTCGAGCCAGATGTCCTTCGCCGCCGTCCAGTGCTTGGGGCGGTCGTAGGTGTAGGCGAACGTGCCACCGCGCTCCTGCAGGTCGGCGTCGCTGCGGGTGGGGCCGGGGTCGATGATGTCGCCCATCTGCACGGTGGGAGTCGCGGCGTCGGCGTTGGGCCAGCGGGCGAGAGTCATGCCCTGCCCCTCGATGAACAGCTCCATCGGCGGGGTCTCGCTGACGTCGTTCGCCTTCCAGTATCCGTGCCTGCTCAGCTGGCCGTAATCGGTGAGGCCCATGGCCTCGAGGTCGATCTCGAGCACCTTGTCTCGCGCGCTCGCCTCGACGATGCGCTCGGTGACCGCGGTGTCGGAGACCTTCGAGAACCGGTCGCGCGGCAGATCGCGCCCTCCCGTCAGGGTCGCCGTCTCGCCGGGGTACGAGCGGTACTCGATGGGCGCGTCGGCGGTGCCCGAGTCGTCTGCGCCGAGCAGGAACGACGAGCTGCGCTGGTACTCGCCCTCGCGCAGCAGGACGGTCATTCCCTCGGGCAGGCCGGTGTCGCCTTTGAGTTGGCGGATGCGGTCGCGCGCGCCTTCGAGTGTGGCCAGAGGTGCATCGATGGACCCCGCTGCGCTGTCGTCACCTCCCGGTGCCACATACAGTGTCGGTCCGTCGGCGGCCGACGCGGGCGCGACCGCGAAGGCCGTGCCGATCATCGCCGCGATCGCAGCTGCTGCAAGTGCACGCTTCATTGCGTCTCCGATTGCTCTCTGGGGAGTGGGCCGATCGGACGACCCATCGGGAGCCTAGCTAATCGATAATCGCTAATCAAGGATGGATCTGGCGTCCGTCCGAGACATGAACTGCACACTTCTTTACATTTGCCCTCACAATCTCTCGTTACTTGATCGTGACTGATTGCAGTTGACCCGACCGTCGCAGTCCGAAACACTGGTGTTTCCGCGATACCCGCACTCATCGCCGAGAATCTCGAAGGCCAAGGATGTCCATTTCATGACACAAGTACCCATTTCTTCACAGAAGACGACGGGTCATCGCCCCCGGCGACTGACAGACGGGATGTTCGCCCTCCTGCTGACCGCGCCCGGGCTCGCCCTTCTGGCCGCTGTCGTCGTGTACCCCCTGATCACCGCGCTCATCACCGCGTTCTACAAGCAGAGCCTCGTGGAGCCGGGCCGCGAGTTCGTCGGTTTCGACAACATCGTCGATGTCCTGAGCGGCGACTTCTTCACACTGCTCAGCCAGACCATCGTCTTCACGCTCGGCACGACCATCGCGCCGTTCGTGATCGGCTTCGGTCTCGCGCTGGCGCTGAACACGAAGATCCGCGGCGCCAAGGTGCTGCGTGGTCTCATGCTGGTCCCGTGGCTCATTCCGGGCGTCGTGGTCTCGTTCCTCTGGATGTGGATCTTCAACGCCAACTACGGCGTCATGAATGCGCTGCTCGAGTCGGTCGGCCTCATCGACGCGCCGCAGGCCTGGCTCGCGGATCCGACCACGGCCATGATCGCCGTGATCGTCGCGAAGACCTGGCAGTCGTTCCCCTGGATGATGGTCATGCTGCTCGCCGGACTGCAGACGGTTCCGCCCGAGCTGCACGAGGCGGCCGAGATCGACGGCGCCGGCACCGTCCGCCGCTTCTTCTCGATCACCGTCCCCCAGATGAGCGGCATCATCGGCCTCGTGCTGCTGCTCGAGTTCATCTGGAACTTCCAGCACTTCGACATCATCTACGTGCTCACCGGCGGCGGACCCGCCGGCTCCACCGAGACCTTCGCCACCGCGGTGTACGAGACCGCCTTCGACGGCTTCGACCTCGGCAAGGCCGGCGCCCTCGGCCTGCTGTGGATGGTGCTGCTGATGGGACTCGTCGTCGTCTACGTCCGCTTTTCCGAGAAGGGGGAGAAGCGATGACCGCGCTGCTCACCGAACCGCCCGCCGTGGCATCCGCCCCGCCCGCTCAGCCGCCCCGCAAGCGCCGCGTGCGTGCCGACCATCGTGCCGTGACCGTCAGCGCCTGGGTCGCCGTCGTCGTGTTCGGCGGTTTCGCGCTGCTCCCGGTGTACTGGCTGCTCTCGACATCGCTCACACCGCGCACCGAGGTCTTCTCGTACCCGCCGCGCCTGTTCCCCTCC is a window of Microbacterium esteraromaticum DNA encoding:
- a CDS encoding carbohydrate ABC transporter permease; translation: MIRQTRNRPSALVGGIRWLVLGVVAITMLIPMYTMVINAFKPQKDIIESPLLITPQSFTLDFLWAAITSSKFNVIAAYGITLLFVVVVNIFCILLSAPVAYVIARGRSKWHLGLLLLFVSGLFIPGQVTLIPVVFVLRMLGLINTIPGFILFETAATLPVTIFLFSAYLRSVPRDIDEAAALDGAGPVRAFWSCIFPIMKPVVATIVVLNSIGVWNDFVSPQIILGPSSGIYTVTTGVYAAVGQFSTDYTQVFPTLLLAVLPAMVFFIVMQRHIIGGLVAGATKG
- a CDS encoding ribonuclease activity regulator RraA, whose amino-acid sequence is MSDDLIRPDFPLPVRGSQYSRTDEAVIDEFASISSATACAKLHQLGIRRTFVDGPRPLTTGTRVVGSALTLQFMPQREDLALPQDPTAGVEQEYAERHTALWHVLEAVQPGDVLVVQAYGSRFSGCLGDILVRYFMRKGGAGIVVDGRIRDAARIRELGIPVWCTGETPHYASQSELAPWAYDVPVAVGGALCMPGDLIVADDDGPVVVPQAMAPQVVASARDHEEWEVFSRQRLDEGARLSDYYPLTPDSREEYEAWRSLQSSAR
- a CDS encoding aldo/keto reductase, yielding MAFAAELRPLTPVAGAHDDLGLGCAPIGNLFTPVTDADAVATIETALSLGVRFFDTAPLYGDGESERKLGLALRGVPRNEVVLATKVGRRLLDADGSPVAPGATGSSSVTDLSRDGVWRSLEGSLARLGTDRVDVLHLHDPLDVEAGLSGAMTALTELRTQGVVRAISVGLGRLEPLERFVASAPLDVVMEAGRLTLLDRSAEERLMPLAEARGIGVIAAGVFNSGILADPDTAPFFEYRPADADQIERARRLQALCREHGVALADAAVQFPLRRGADAVVVGARTPAEVEAFVAGRGAEIPAALWDALVRG
- a CDS encoding amidohydrolase family protein, which translates into the protein MRIVDAHVHVWDATAFPIPWLRDGMGLPAVASPADYRAVAEACGIVSGVAVQVADSAAEARWLSAITDADAVLSRAVLQYEPAPGRAFGATADGGAGFSGIRAAVPQRAADLSDVPGLDRLAAALGASGRVLELLIRPEQLGGAAALAARHPSTPVVICHLGLGFADATAEWAAGLGALAGQPNAHAKFSGLISPTRTDAELSHMADIALAAFGPERLMFGGDWPLSVRVADYPRLLTRVRLAVPDAAGAAFWHGTAERLYGLHA
- a CDS encoding GntR family transcriptional regulator — encoded protein: MTDVMGAAGLQRGLLSDQIYAMIKAMIKDSTLGPGEQLVESQLARQLEVSQAPVRDALKRLAHEGLVSHVRHQGNFVASYSAEEAAQAKVARVELEALAGRLACGGLDAERRSALEQFIEGMHTAAENSDLARFRELDFAFHRAVIEASGNAYLPKMWDLLEPSLRSMHVLGDPTFTGDWHEVADWHRGLLDVLEGDAPDAAADLFRAHAAGTLLD
- a CDS encoding SGNH/GDSL hydrolase family protein gives rise to the protein MRLIFIGDSITDAGRDRTDPSSLGDGYVSMLAPELTAGGAEVVNLGIAGNRAADLAARWDSDLLPAAPDVLTVYVGVNEVWRRFDSGDPTPTERFESTMRGLLASAVRAGSPQLILMEPYLLPVSDEQREWLPELDEKRAAVARLATGFGAQLVRLHDVLTEAARGRDAADLAPDGVHPLPEASRAIAQAWRDAYRALGH
- a CDS encoding Ig-like domain-containing protein; translation: MKRALAAAAIAAMIGTAFAVAPASAADGPTLYVAPGGDDSAAGSIDAPLATLEGARDRIRQLKGDTGLPEGMTVLLREGEYQRSSSFLLGADDSGTADAPIEYRSYPGETATLTGGRDLPRDRFSKVSDTAVTERIVEASARDKVLEIDLEAMGLTDYGQLSRHGYWKANDVSETPPMELFIEGQGMTLARWPNADAATPTVQMGDIIDPGPTRSDADLQERGGTFAYTYDRPKHWTAAKDIWLDGIFGYSWEWSYNKIEKIDTAAKTITLRYGEMSGIMKSWFPDFHFAQNLLEELDAPGEYYIDRDAGKLYLIPNAAFTQGRGDVTVTTLDEPMIRAEDASHITFDDIVMEYGRATAAVVLGGSNVTISHADIRNFTDGGVLINSPGRYTYDGIPINRGGRDHAVTDSRITHVGGVGVVLQGGDKKTLAPGRNRVQNSEIADFAYYHKAYNPGVMFDGVGNVAKNNKIHDAPHPGIIVHGNDHLFERNEVYDVCKMFNDLGAIYMNSGMTPQQRGHVFRENHFHDIGVGMAGVEGIYADNFTWDLTIEKNVFVNMGNAAIKSGSADYISATNNVFVDAFAPYDNYEQWMGDQEGNVVDRSYMPEWKRVFEENNDFVGTPYLEKYPELGHFFEDDHYYPNHSTFAKNVVWNPNRKPIAGINDQGAKDGKNLLNYGVNMVATADPGFVDAANGDYTLKADSEVFTKIPGFEAIAFDKIGLQGHIGHSQSPESIDLEAVAFDSEKLLLDAGDEVRLRAVPLPWNASGAEFTYASADTSVVTVNDKGIVLGVGPGATTITATAKSDSAKTATIEVIVSEGDGVLHFTDFESGANGWPTDPNRSIQTDASGNKVYRIVNGANALLPRDFSEFVLDFDVTPPAGDTVKSDLLIYNRHQNRGGYIRYRNADAGPTWTIFDSNWQIVAEKVLPAGEGLPNGRTSHVRIAVQDGTIRIVTNGKVSLEGKDPAPAAAGRVGFYVEGFTSLDIDNIGFSLSDVPVTGVVLDSEKLDLRTGERRTVKATTAPEDASDTRVSWTSADPAIATVADGRIAGVSAGTTTITAASVADPSLTAQVAVTVTDAEYPTQRLDEQLTDAANWSVAKGIAVDENGVKLTEQGVYGYKAERFGSKLLQVEADFGTFDGGWYGFQVRSDQTGLPAWQNSNTGYVFVIKEDTIEFQSWSPGQTMLDIIPNTVIEPDSTHLIEVGAIEEGDASRVVLRVDGKTVWNMLDARENLKIAADGFFNLYHYGKTNTFAVRPAPSDAEVVSICWSKDATPKTRYLRGEELDVSGMLLDVAWSDDRVTQMQVTADMVSGFDSRKVAPKQTLTVTHEGATVTLPISVRPKDNKKDLEVERCG
- a CDS encoding carbohydrate ABC transporter permease; this translates as MFALLLTAPGLALLAAVVVYPLITALITAFYKQSLVEPGREFVGFDNIVDVLSGDFFTLLSQTIVFTLGTTIAPFVIGFGLALALNTKIRGAKVLRGLMLVPWLIPGVVVSFLWMWIFNANYGVMNALLESVGLIDAPQAWLADPTTAMIAVIVAKTWQSFPWMMVMLLAGLQTVPPELHEAAEIDGAGTVRRFFSITVPQMSGIIGLVLLLEFIWNFQHFDIIYVLTGGGPAGSTETFATAVYETAFDGFDLGKAGALGLLWMVLLMGLVVVYVRFSEKGEKR